From Candidatus Bathyanammoxibius amoris, the proteins below share one genomic window:
- a CDS encoding pentapeptide repeat-containing protein produces MGCIKISLSAAALIVSIGFVTMVPGTHSDVAYGASVEENRENLLKTKECVGCNLEGVNLEHVALRGADLHYSNLHNAKMRFARLHSANLNGADLSGADLRSVDLRSADMRYTALVGAIVKNADLRGAIGITPAQKKHLRKRGAIINQGDRAVPDDNDG; encoded by the coding sequence ATGGGTTGCATTAAGATATCATTATCCGCCGCTGCCCTCATCGTTTCTATCGGGTTTGTCACTATGGTTCCGGGCACACACTCAGATGTGGCCTATGGGGCATCGGTGGAGGAGAACAGAGAAAACCTGCTGAAGACGAAAGAATGTGTCGGATGCAATCTGGAAGGCGTCAACCTGGAGCATGTCGCCCTGCGTGGTGCCGACCTGCACTACTCCAATCTGCATAACGCCAAGATGCGATTTGCCAGACTGCACAGTGCCAATCTGAATGGTGCCGACCTGAGCGGCGCCGACCTGCGTAGTGTCGACCTGCGCAGTGCCGACATGCGCTATACCGCCCTGGTGGGGGCTATAGTCAAAAACGCGGACCTTCGGGGGGCAATAGGCATTACTCCCGCGCAGAAGAAGCATCTCAGGAAACGCGGCGCCATAATAAACCAGGGCGACAGAGCCGTCCCAGACGATAACGACGGATAA
- the priA gene encoding primosomal protein N' → MNGRRYAEVVVNAPIGKTLHYSVPETLSADIEVGKRLKVPLGNRVVSGYCVGLTDSPSDISPKRIKDVVEVQDGRLAMDPAMLRLTRQISQRYQCPWGDAIEAVLPAAVKRGHRTKVVKVLRLARKRDEIEAELPALSKRAPKQGRALRILLETFEEGMPVRELSRFSGCGPSSIRALIGRKLVESYELSPREDVPAGRHAPRSSDLVFTLTKEQQDALDLIKAKLAEDRFGVVLLHGVTSSGKTEVYLRALREVVRKGLGAIVLVPEVSLTPQTIERFSERFDNVSVLHSYLTGAEHHAQWQAVRDGTSRVVIGARSAVFAPVKKLGLIVIDEEHESTYKQDTAPRYHARDVAIMRAREEGAVVILGSATPSLESYFKAVAGEYGRAVLSKRVGDWPLPPVEVVDMKQEFHVGRYTRLLSHPLEHSMRRSLSRGEQVILFLNKRGFSPFISCQRCGYVLRCDRCDITLTYHKRHHVALCHYCYKEVHPPEECPDCKGSKMNYFGLGTERIEDEIRKHFPEYKTMRMDSDTMKGRDAHEKAFRALKNGDVDILIGTQMIAKGLDFPNVTVVGVISADTILNFPDFRACERTFQLLSQVAGRTGRGPKGGRVIIQSFNPNQYSILAAAEHDYEGFAKRELEYRRLLGYPPFGVIARMVFRGRNESAVEKRALHVAKALKDACGSNGQTRTKVVGPAPAPVSRIRDNYRWHLTLKAPSHKVLSDVLKRGLGDIKATSGGVRQIVDVDPYNML, encoded by the coding sequence GTGAATGGCAGGCGCTATGCCGAGGTAGTTGTTAACGCGCCTATTGGTAAGACACTACATTACAGTGTGCCTGAAACCCTGTCCGCTGATATTGAGGTAGGTAAACGCTTAAAGGTGCCGCTCGGTAACAGGGTGGTGAGCGGTTATTGTGTGGGCCTGACAGACTCTCCTTCAGACATTTCCCCCAAGAGGATAAAGGATGTGGTAGAGGTGCAGGATGGCCGGCTGGCCATGGACCCTGCCATGCTCCGTCTCACCCGGCAGATATCTCAGCGCTACCAGTGTCCCTGGGGCGATGCCATTGAGGCAGTGCTCCCCGCGGCCGTGAAGAGGGGGCACCGCACAAAGGTGGTAAAGGTGCTGAGGCTGGCGAGGAAACGGGATGAGATAGAGGCAGAGCTGCCGGCCCTGAGCAAAAGGGCTCCCAAGCAGGGAAGGGCCCTTCGGATACTGCTTGAGACATTTGAGGAAGGGATGCCGGTGCGTGAACTTTCGCGCTTTAGTGGTTGCGGCCCCTCCAGCATCCGTGCCCTGATAGGACGTAAACTGGTAGAGTCTTACGAGTTATCTCCCCGGGAAGACGTCCCGGCCGGCCGGCACGCCCCCAGATCTTCAGACCTTGTTTTCACCCTCACAAAAGAACAGCAGGACGCTTTGGACCTGATAAAGGCGAAACTGGCGGAAGACAGGTTCGGTGTGGTATTACTTCATGGGGTGACGAGCAGCGGCAAGACAGAGGTGTATCTGCGGGCCCTGCGTGAAGTTGTCCGAAAGGGCCTTGGTGCCATCGTGCTGGTCCCGGAGGTCTCTCTAACACCCCAGACCATAGAGCGCTTTAGTGAGCGGTTTGATAACGTGTCGGTGCTGCACAGCTATCTCACCGGTGCTGAACATCACGCCCAGTGGCAGGCAGTAAGAGATGGTACGTCCCGGGTGGTTATCGGTGCGCGTTCTGCGGTATTTGCGCCCGTTAAGAAATTGGGATTGATTGTAATTGACGAGGAACACGAGTCTACCTATAAGCAGGATACGGCGCCGCGTTATCATGCCAGGGACGTTGCCATTATGAGGGCAAGGGAGGAGGGCGCGGTGGTGATACTCGGCTCAGCCACTCCTTCACTGGAGAGTTACTTCAAGGCCGTAGCCGGTGAGTATGGAAGGGCCGTCTTGAGCAAACGCGTGGGAGACTGGCCGCTTCCCCCTGTGGAGGTGGTGGATATGAAACAGGAGTTCCACGTGGGCAGGTATACACGGCTCCTCTCACACCCCCTCGAACACTCTATGCGCCGGAGCCTCTCCAGGGGTGAGCAGGTTATCCTGTTCCTGAACAAGCGGGGTTTCTCGCCATTTATCAGCTGCCAAAGGTGCGGCTACGTGCTCAGGTGTGACAGGTGTGACATCACCCTGACCTACCACAAGAGACATCACGTCGCCCTCTGCCACTACTGCTACAAAGAGGTGCATCCACCGGAGGAGTGTCCTGACTGCAAGGGGTCGAAGATGAATTATTTCGGACTGGGGACGGAGAGGATAGAGGACGAGATACGCAAGCACTTCCCCGAATATAAGACGATGAGGATGGACAGTGATACGATGAAAGGGCGCGACGCCCACGAAAAGGCCTTCAGGGCCTTGAAGAACGGGGACGTGGATATCCTGATAGGGACACAGATGATAGCCAAGGGGCTTGACTTCCCCAACGTGACTGTGGTAGGGGTTATTTCCGCTGACACAATACTCAATTTTCCGGATTTTCGTGCCTGCGAGAGGACCTTCCAGTTGCTCTCTCAGGTGGCGGGCCGTACCGGCCGGGGCCCGAAAGGAGGAAGGGTTATTATACAGTCCTTTAACCCGAACCAGTACTCTATCCTTGCGGCGGCGGAGCATGACTACGAAGGTTTCGCGAAGCGTGAACTGGAATACAGGAGGTTGCTTGGTTATCCGCCGTTTGGCGTGATTGCCCGGATGGTTTTCCGGGGAAGGAATGAAAGCGCGGTCGAGAAAAGGGCCCTGCATGTGGCGAAGGCCCTGAAGGACGCCTGTGGCAGTAACGGTCAGACGAGGACAAAGGTGGTGGGGCCCGCCCCTGCGCCAGTTTCCAGGATAAGGGACAATTACCGCTGGCACCTCACCCTTAAGGCGCCTTCCCACAAGGTGTTAAGTGATGTGTTGAAGCGTGGGCTAGGCGACATTAAAGCCACCTCCGG
- a CDS encoding 3-isopropylmalate dehydrogenase codes for MHKIAVIPGDGIGPEVVSEGLKVLEAVGRKRGFKYELKQYDLGGEHYLKTGETLPEGLLEEFKGFGAIYLGAVGHPDVAPGILERGLLLKLRFELDQYINLRPVKLYPGVDCPLKNKTPEDVDFVVVRENTEGLYIGAGGFLRRGTPQEVAIQEMVNTRSGVERCIRYAFELTKKRNSKAKKLLLCGKTNVLNYAHDLWMRVFEEVAGEYPDVTTDYAHVDATCMWMVKNPEYFDVIVTDNMFGDIITDLGAMIQGGMGIAAGGNINPEGVSMFEPIGGSAPKYAGKNVANPLAAICACAMMLDHLGETESARDVEEAVKRVIPTRLKGLGAGNMGATTREVGDMVATEIIKKV; via the coding sequence GTGCATAAAATAGCCGTAATACCGGGGGACGGGATAGGCCCGGAGGTAGTCAGCGAAGGGCTGAAGGTCCTCGAGGCCGTTGGCAGGAAAAGAGGTTTCAAGTATGAACTAAAGCAGTACGACCTGGGAGGAGAGCATTATCTAAAGACGGGGGAAACGCTGCCGGAAGGCCTTTTAGAGGAGTTTAAGGGTTTTGGGGCCATATACCTGGGGGCGGTGGGACACCCTGATGTGGCCCCCGGTATCCTGGAACGTGGCCTTCTCCTTAAGTTACGTTTTGAACTGGACCAGTACATAAATCTGAGGCCCGTAAAGCTCTATCCCGGCGTAGATTGTCCGTTAAAGAATAAAACACCTGAGGACGTAGACTTCGTTGTTGTAAGGGAGAATACGGAGGGGCTTTACATTGGCGCCGGGGGTTTTCTCAGGAGAGGGACCCCCCAGGAAGTGGCCATACAGGAGATGGTCAACACCCGGTCGGGAGTTGAGCGCTGCATTCGTTACGCCTTTGAGCTGACTAAGAAGAGAAACAGCAAGGCAAAGAAGCTGCTCCTGTGCGGCAAGACAAACGTCCTTAACTATGCGCATGACCTGTGGATGAGGGTCTTTGAAGAGGTGGCCGGTGAATACCCGGACGTAACTACCGATTACGCGCACGTAGACGCCACGTGCATGTGGATGGTAAAAAACCCGGAATACTTTGACGTAATCGTCACGGACAACATGTTCGGTGACATAATCACCGACCTTGGGGCGATGATACAGGGAGGAATGGGAATAGCGGCGGGCGGGAACATAAACCCGGAAGGTGTTTCCATGTTTGAACCCATAGGCGGCTCGGCACCCAAGTATGCCGGTAAGAACGTCGCCAACCCGCTGGCGGCCATATGTGCGTGTGCAATGATGCTCGACCACCTGGGAGAGACGGAATCTGCCAGGGACGTGGAGGAGGCCGTTAAAAGGGTGATTCCCACCCGGCTAAAGGGACTGGGCGCGGGCAATATGGGCGCCACTACCCGGGAGGTAGGCGACATGGTCGCCACGGAGATAATTAAGAAGGTATAG
- a CDS encoding HNH endonuclease — protein sequence MARAYALDSSVLVLNKFFMAMNVISAKRAITLLYKNSAEVVSMDEGRYSSYNLVTWQDVSLLKAELELPEEDEDISWIKTVSISIQVPKIIRLLFYEKTPRWGIKFNRRNIFARDGNRCQYCGSRFPTSELSLDHVMPRARGGEASWTNMVCACTECNKQKGGRTPKEAGLNLIRRPFVPKHSPVITLKLNSSKYSSWKQFIDHAYWSVPLK from the coding sequence ATGGCAAGGGCATATGCGCTGGATTCGAGCGTGCTGGTACTGAACAAATTCTTTATGGCGATGAACGTCATCAGTGCCAAGCGCGCCATTACTCTGTTGTACAAGAACTCTGCCGAGGTAGTGTCTATGGACGAGGGCAGGTACAGTTCGTACAACCTGGTGACCTGGCAGGACGTGTCGCTGCTCAAGGCCGAGCTTGAACTGCCGGAAGAGGACGAAGACATAAGCTGGATAAAGACCGTCTCTATAAGCATACAGGTGCCGAAGATAATTCGTCTCCTGTTCTACGAGAAAACGCCAAGGTGGGGGATAAAATTTAACCGGAGAAATATCTTTGCCAGAGACGGGAATCGCTGTCAGTACTGCGGCAGCAGGTTCCCGACCTCGGAGCTTAGCCTCGACCACGTGATGCCGAGGGCCAGAGGCGGTGAGGCCAGCTGGACGAACATGGTCTGTGCCTGCACCGAGTGTAACAAGCAAAAGGGCGGCAGGACCCCTAAAGAGGCGGGCCTGAACTTGATCCGCAGGCCCTTTGTGCCGAAACACAGTCCCGTCATCACCCTGAAACTAAACTCCAGCAAATACAGCTCCTGGAAGCAGTTCATTGACCACGCATACTGGTCTGTACCCCTTAAGTGA